A region of Chlamydia crocodili DNA encodes the following proteins:
- a CDS encoding disulfide formation protein translates to MIRFLRNYALYFAWLICCTGTVMSLYYSYLLNIEPCVLCYYQRICLFPLSIILGIATYREDSLVKIYALPLSIIGMITAVYQICLQEISGMTIDICGRVSCSTKLFIFGFITIPMASALAFCAISCLLILSGSKKR, encoded by the coding sequence ATGATTAGATTCCTTCGTAATTATGCTTTATATTTTGCTTGGTTGATTTGTTGTACAGGGACGGTAATGAGTCTTTATTACAGTTATCTGTTGAACATAGAGCCCTGTGTTTTATGTTATTATCAAAGGATTTGCTTATTTCCTTTATCGATTATTTTAGGAATAGCTACATATCGTGAAGATAGTTTGGTAAAGATCTACGCTTTACCTTTATCTATTATAGGCATGATAACTGCTGTTTATCAGATTTGTCTTCAGGAGATTTCTGGAATGACGATAGATATTTGTGGTAGAGTTTCTTGCTCAACAAAATTATTTATCTTTGGGTTCATTACGATTCCCATGGCATCAGCATTGGCATTTTGCGCTATTTCTTGCCTATTGATTTTATCGGGAAGTAAAAAAAGATAG
- a CDS encoding 5'-methylthioadenosine/S-adenosylhomocysteine nucleosidase family protein — MVLRIFFVSILCCSFISLKAEPIDIFNEKNAPLSRIGIIFALPEISESSDAECPIPWFANNKKSVEGRRTYYSGDYFGKYLVMSSFWPNKVSASVISCNMILKHRVELILIIGTCYSRSETGRFGNVLISNGYINYDSDVRPFFKRFEIPDINQSIFATSKAYREAAKKGGRQFIVTHKQAIEDLLKMHGYLKPMTSTEHDLIEGIIATGEAFTMSKNYFLSLQKVHSDIQGFDSAGGAVSQVCYEFDVPCLGVNILIPHPLESSSNTSWLQLQSETSKFYMDSLLKSVLKEICLTH; from the coding sequence ATGGTTCTTCGCATTTTTTTTGTTTCTATTCTTTGTTGTTCCTTTATCTCTTTAAAAGCAGAACCTATTGATATTTTTAATGAAAAGAACGCCCCTTTATCTCGTATAGGAATCATTTTTGCTCTTCCTGAAATTTCTGAGTCTTCTGATGCAGAATGTCCTATACCATGGTTTGCTAATAATAAGAAAAGTGTGGAGGGAAGAAGGACATATTATTCTGGAGATTATTTTGGAAAGTATCTGGTGATGTCTTCTTTTTGGCCTAATAAAGTTTCTGCATCTGTAATTAGTTGTAATATGATTTTAAAGCATCGTGTAGAGCTTATTTTAATTATTGGCACATGCTATTCACGTTCGGAAACTGGTCGCTTTGGAAACGTTTTAATTTCCAACGGTTATATTAATTATGATTCCGACGTTCGTCCGTTTTTCAAAAGATTCGAAATACCAGATATCAATCAGAGCATTTTTGCTACAAGTAAAGCCTATAGAGAGGCCGCAAAGAAAGGAGGAAGACAGTTTATTGTTACTCATAAACAAGCTATAGAAGATCTGTTAAAGATGCATGGTTACTTGAAACCTATGACATCCACAGAACACGATCTTATTGAGGGTATCATAGCCACTGGAGAAGCTTTTACAATGTCTAAGAACTATTTTCTTTCTCTTCAAAAAGTTCACTCCGACATTCAAGGTTTTGATAGTGCTGGGGGAGCCGTTTCTCAGGTGTGTTATGAATTTGATGTTCCTTGTTTAGGGGTCAATATTCTTATTCCTCATCCTCTTGAGTCCTCAAGTAATACAAGCTGGTTACAACTTCAAAGTGAAACAAGTAAATTTTACATGGATTCTCTTTTAAAAAGTGTCCTCAAAGAAATCTGTTTAACCCATTGA
- the guaB gene encoding IMP dehydrogenase, with amino-acid sequence MREALTFDDVLLVPQYSEVLPQDVCLASSVSGSLVLTIPILSAAMDSVTELSMATAMTVAGGLGIIHKNMDTDAQVAVVKQIKSQSSSWAVGGAVGIGQQGLKRADALVEVGIDALVVDTAHGHSKLVLDTALTIKKNYPSVTLIVGNIVSRAAALCLAEIGVDAVKVGIGPGSICTTRIVSGVGLPQLTAVMDVAEALRDSSVRVIADGGMRYSGDIVKALAAGAHCVMLGSMLAGTDEAPGEVVQINEQAYKMYRGMGSLGAMKKGSAERYFQESNAKKFVPEGVEGLVLYKGSLHDVLYQILGGIRSGMGYLGARNLEELRQNAVFARITHSGRAESHIHNLQHVQYAPNYLTSK; translated from the coding sequence ATGCGCGAAGCCCTGACTTTTGACGACGTTTTATTGGTTCCTCAGTATTCTGAAGTTCTTCCTCAAGATGTTTGTTTAGCCTCTTCTGTTTCAGGATCTTTAGTTTTAACTATCCCTATCTTGTCTGCTGCAATGGATTCAGTTACAGAATTGTCTATGGCTACAGCCATGACTGTAGCTGGAGGGCTTGGAATTATTCATAAAAATATGGATACGGATGCACAGGTTGCTGTTGTAAAACAAATAAAATCGCAAAGTTCCTCTTGGGCAGTTGGTGGTGCTGTAGGTATCGGTCAACAAGGTTTAAAAAGAGCTGATGCTTTAGTTGAAGTGGGTATAGATGCTTTAGTAGTAGACACTGCTCATGGACATTCTAAATTAGTACTTGATACAGCCTTAACTATTAAAAAGAATTATCCTTCGGTAACTCTCATTGTGGGAAATATTGTTTCAAGAGCAGCTGCTCTTTGTTTGGCTGAAATTGGTGTAGATGCTGTTAAAGTGGGGATTGGCCCCGGATCTATATGTACAACGCGGATCGTCTCAGGTGTAGGATTGCCTCAGTTGACAGCAGTTATGGATGTTGCTGAAGCATTGCGTGATTCTTCTGTACGAGTCATTGCCGATGGCGGGATGCGCTATTCTGGAGACATTGTTAAAGCTTTAGCCGCTGGAGCGCATTGTGTTATGCTTGGTAGCATGCTAGCAGGAACTGATGAGGCTCCAGGAGAAGTTGTTCAGATCAATGAACAAGCGTATAAGATGTATAGAGGCATGGGTTCTCTTGGTGCTATGAAGAAAGGTAGTGCTGAGCGCTATTTTCAGGAAAGTAATGCTAAGAAATTTGTTCCAGAGGGTGTTGAAGGACTTGTACTTTACAAAGGTTCTCTTCATGACGTTCTTTATCAGATTCTAGGGGGGATTCGATCAGGTATGGGCTATCTAGGAGCTCGCAATTTAGAAGAATTACGTCAGAATGCTGTATTTGCCCGAATCACCCATTCTGGACGAGCTGAAAGTCATATTCATAACTTACAACACGTTCAATATGCTCCAAATTATCTAACCTCTAAATAG
- a CDS encoding SPW repeat domain-containing protein, giving the protein MDKETLENIYKHFRYRFFKLSILPAFLGLLLICTPNTLNYQAPSVILSDRVCGSLLIILALISFYRRSILWFGVFIGIWVTLFPCFPERSSIVFANDTLIGFAIFAVVCIPPTRPEALEVGPTLPEGMTYNPSSGGRRAAVLILSLLAWLQSRFLTASALGISRTAFECDFLVYAAMMAAYSLLVVLSLSGGERRWHTRPKIVLATAITLLSAIILTFIPIVSKQMTLDCWICLSLTIQPALAFVFAYDELRATFTYLGQFIGKKRELIRISLFGSEYYRDSLFWEERTVLPFIKACKQAFQGISFPINLLIAICIAIGFIKVSDELAVTDKLRNYIDICCWFIIVLATLSFANSLRHLRWLCVIFSAAILLSPVFFHIPLHSPILIPTIIIGIALIFLSVGKIIQKK; this is encoded by the coding sequence ATGGATAAAGAAACCTTAGAAAATATTTATAAGCACTTCCGTTATCGTTTTTTTAAATTAAGTATTCTCCCCGCATTCTTAGGATTATTGCTTATATGCACACCAAATACTCTGAATTATCAAGCACCAAGTGTCATTCTTTCCGATAGAGTTTGTGGAAGTTTGTTAATCATTTTAGCCCTGATATCTTTTTATAGACGTTCTATACTTTGGTTTGGTGTATTTATAGGTATTTGGGTAACTCTTTTCCCTTGTTTTCCAGAACGTTCCTCTATTGTTTTTGCAAATGATACACTCATAGGATTTGCTATCTTTGCTGTTGTTTGTATTCCCCCTACACGACCAGAAGCTTTGGAAGTTGGTCCCACTCTTCCTGAAGGAATGACTTATAACCCGTCTTCAGGAGGACGAAGAGCTGCTGTCTTAATATTAAGTTTATTAGCTTGGCTGCAATCACGCTTTCTAACAGCATCTGCATTAGGAATCTCTAGGACTGCTTTTGAATGTGATTTCCTTGTCTACGCAGCGATGATGGCCGCTTATTCCCTACTTGTTGTGCTTTCTTTATCTGGAGGAGAACGCCGTTGGCATACACGACCAAAAATAGTATTAGCTACAGCAATCACCTTGCTTTCTGCTATTATCCTTACCTTTATCCCTATTGTATCGAAACAGATGACCTTAGATTGTTGGATATGTTTATCTCTAACAATACAACCTGCTCTAGCCTTTGTTTTTGCTTATGATGAACTTAGAGCAACATTTACCTATCTAGGACAATTTATTGGAAAAAAACGCGAACTAATTCGTATATCATTATTCGGATCCGAGTACTACCGAGATTCATTATTTTGGGAAGAACGTACTGTCCTTCCTTTTATAAAAGCATGCAAGCAAGCTTTCCAGGGTATTTCCTTTCCTATTAATCTTCTGATCGCTATTTGTATAGCAATAGGATTTATCAAAGTCAGTGATGAGCTTGCTGTTACAGATAAATTGAGAAATTATATCGACATTTGCTGTTGGTTTATCATCGTATTAGCCACCCTATCCTTTGCTAATAGTCTTCGTCATCTTAGATGGCTATGTGTAATTTTCTCAGCGGCAATACTACTTTCTCCTGTTTTCTTCCATATTCCTCTACACTCTCCTATATTGATTCCAACAATCATCATAGGAATTGCTTTGATTTTTCTATCTGTAGGGAAAATAATACAGAAAAAGTAA
- a CDS encoding ATP-binding cassette domain-containing protein, producing MLEVKDLGYSYSDKLIFKKASFTAYPGKISIVLGVSGIGKTTLFRLIANFLSPSEGEILWLGQPIQQTDVAYMQQKQTLLPWRTVLKNIYLGSELGVKNKRFSIFSEKLSEVIESFNIGNLLDCYPDELSEGQKQRVSLACQCLSPKPILLLDEPFSSLDITTKELLYKYILRLARKDYKTVVLVTHDFRDVAFLGDAFYVLKNRGLVPVFFNDSTRSSGNVHMLIEDIRECLLT from the coding sequence ATGTTAGAAGTCAAAGATCTTGGCTATTCTTACTCGGATAAGTTAATTTTTAAAAAAGCTTCTTTTACTGCGTATCCAGGAAAAATTTCTATTGTTTTAGGTGTTTCTGGAATAGGAAAGACCACCTTATTTCGTTTAATTGCTAATTTCTTATCTCCTTCTGAAGGGGAAATCTTATGGCTTGGCCAACCTATTCAGCAAACAGACGTGGCTTATATGCAACAAAAGCAGACTCTACTTCCGTGGAGAACCGTGTTGAAAAATATTTATCTCGGCTCTGAATTGGGAGTAAAGAACAAACGTTTCTCTATATTTTCTGAGAAGTTGTCTGAAGTGATTGAGAGCTTTAATATAGGCAATTTATTGGATTGTTATCCCGATGAATTATCTGAAGGACAAAAGCAAAGAGTATCTTTGGCTTGTCAGTGTTTATCTCCTAAACCGATATTACTATTAGATGAGCCATTTTCTTCTTTAGATATTACGACTAAGGAACTGTTATATAAGTACATTTTGCGATTAGCAAGAAAAGACTATAAAACTGTAGTGCTTGTTACTCATGATTTTCGTGATGTAGCCTTTCTTGGAGATGCATTTTATGTACTTAAAAATCGTGGACTCGTTCCTGTATTCTTTAATGATTCAACGCGTTCTTCCGGTAATGTCCATATGCTTATAGAGGATATCCGGGAGTGTCTTTTAACATGA
- a CDS encoding adenosine deaminase has product MIDKRLFFITQQLSQLASELYDNIPCTSQFIKNLPKADIHVHLPGTISPETAWELGVRNGLIKWENNRWISPYLSNGNPHKNYSEIFRNFENICYERDPNVSLLKYAVISRDFSSFDRIMATVQGHRYPPGGIQNENDLWLVLQNYLKQCLQDNIIYTEVQQNIRIAYVIYPSLEPQEARLRLYGLFSRASQFFQSQGIILRFINCFNKTGSSNLRQSTQQRSEEAASWLDEVETFFPNLFVGLQSAGAEICPEAAPIKLTSGYRHAYEKGFGCEAHAGEGTGFLYLSQTLQALPIQRIAHGFQAIEHLPTIHEIQEKNITLVMAPVINLILGASLHQYSGLKKTDKIIINNLDEHPFFALLRDHKLSITLSSDNPQMGGTSLQNTLLLLSGFPAFEDSQLTHVKYSPLTLKEIIQLNTKAIVSSFVDTDTKITLLNKILGYLSEEQTRLLSTCG; this is encoded by the coding sequence ATGATCGATAAGAGGCTTTTTTTTATTACCCAACAGTTGTCGCAGTTGGCGTCTGAGTTGTATGATAATATTCCTTGTACAAGTCAGTTTATTAAAAATCTTCCTAAGGCTGATATTCACGTACATCTTCCAGGAACTATTTCGCCAGAAACAGCTTGGGAGTTAGGAGTCAGAAATGGTCTTATAAAATGGGAGAATAACCGATGGATATCTCCTTATTTATCTAATGGGAACCCTCACAAGAATTATTCTGAAATATTCAGAAATTTTGAGAATATTTGCTATGAACGGGACCCTAATGTTTCTTTATTAAAATACGCTGTTATTTCTCGTGATTTTTCTAGCTTTGATCGGATTATGGCTACTGTACAGGGGCATAGATATCCTCCAGGAGGAATCCAAAATGAAAACGATCTTTGGCTTGTTTTGCAAAATTATTTAAAACAATGTCTACAGGATAATATCATTTACACCGAAGTGCAGCAAAATATCCGCATAGCTTACGTAATTTATCCTTCGCTTGAACCTCAAGAAGCTCGCTTACGCTTGTATGGTTTGTTTTCTAGAGCCTCTCAATTTTTCCAGAGTCAAGGAATTATCCTTCGCTTTATCAATTGTTTTAATAAAACAGGTTCTTCTAATCTCCGACAATCGACACAACAACGATCAGAAGAGGCCGCGAGTTGGCTTGATGAAGTAGAGACGTTCTTCCCTAATCTCTTTGTCGGCTTGCAATCCGCTGGAGCAGAAATTTGTCCTGAGGCAGCACCAATCAAATTAACTTCAGGTTATCGTCATGCTTATGAGAAAGGATTTGGTTGTGAAGCTCATGCAGGAGAAGGAACGGGATTTTTATATTTAAGCCAAACGTTACAAGCCTTACCTATACAGAGAATAGCACATGGATTTCAAGCGATTGAACATCTACCGACTATTCATGAAATCCAAGAGAAAAACATTACACTTGTTATGGCTCCGGTTATTAACCTGATACTTGGAGCTTCACTACACCAATACTCTGGTTTGAAAAAAACAGATAAAATAATCATAAATAATCTTGATGAGCATCCTTTCTTTGCATTGCTCAGAGATCACAAGCTTAGCATAACATTGAGTTCCGATAATCCCCAAATGGGAGGGACTTCTTTGCAAAATACGCTTTTGCTTTTATCAGGATTTCCTGCCTTTGAAGATTCTCAATTAACTCATGTTAAATATTCACCTTTAACTCTTAAAGAGATCATACAACTCAATACGAAGGCTATAGTTTCTTCATTTGTAGATACTGATACAAAAATCACCCTTTTAAATAAGATCCTCGGATATTTATCAGAAGAGCAAACAAGACTACTATCTACTTGTGGGTGA
- the guaA gene encoding glutamine-hydrolyzing GMP synthase, translating into MSKILILDFGSQYTNILAKKIRLLSVFCEVLPWNTPLESLLKASPAGLIFSGGPHSVYQENSPQVDKAIYNSNIPILGVCYGMQLIARDFGSEVNGGGNEFGYTPIVFYPSVLFEGLVDQDTFHTEIRMSHCDSVTVPPKDFFVTASSEHCPVAAIECPEKKLFGLQFHPEVSDSQAIGDKILSNFVKHICQASETWKIETIEQQLIKSIREKVGETERVLLGLSGGVDSSVLAVLLHNALGDRLSCVFVDTGLLRKNEVEEVKQQFSSLGLEIIVEDASEKFFYDLSGIEDPEEKRKVIGSSFIEVFDEASRNLQVQWLAQGTIYSDVIESAKSCDATQVIKSHHNVGGLPEKLNLKLLEPLRFLFKDEVRALGKVLGLPEALISRHPFPGPGLGVRVLGEVRQEYVEIVKNADSIFIEELRKANLYHKVSQAFAVFLPVKSVAVKGDCRHYGYTIALRAVESTDFMTACWPSLPREFLNRCSSRIINEIPEVSRVVYDISDKPPATIEWE; encoded by the coding sequence TTGAGTAAGATTCTCATTCTTGATTTTGGTTCTCAATACACCAATATTCTGGCGAAAAAAATACGTTTACTCTCCGTGTTTTGTGAGGTGCTTCCTTGGAATACACCTTTGGAAAGTCTTCTTAAAGCATCTCCTGCGGGTCTGATTTTTTCTGGAGGGCCTCATTCGGTTTATCAGGAGAATAGTCCGCAAGTTGATAAAGCAATCTATAACAGTAATATTCCTATACTTGGAGTATGTTATGGCATGCAGCTTATCGCTAGAGATTTTGGAAGTGAGGTAAACGGCGGAGGTAATGAATTTGGTTATACACCTATAGTTTTTTATCCAAGTGTACTTTTTGAAGGTCTTGTTGATCAGGATACTTTCCATACAGAAATTCGAATGAGTCATTGTGATTCTGTTACTGTTCCTCCTAAAGATTTCTTTGTTACAGCGAGTTCTGAGCATTGTCCTGTTGCTGCTATAGAATGCCCTGAAAAAAAACTGTTTGGTCTTCAATTCCATCCTGAAGTTTCAGATTCTCAAGCAATAGGAGATAAAATCTTATCAAATTTTGTGAAACATATTTGTCAGGCTTCAGAAACTTGGAAAATTGAAACAATAGAACAACAACTGATCAAGAGTATTAGAGAAAAAGTAGGGGAAACAGAACGAGTGCTTCTCGGTCTATCTGGAGGGGTAGACTCTTCTGTTCTAGCTGTTTTACTTCATAATGCTTTAGGTGATCGCTTGTCTTGTGTCTTTGTTGACACGGGACTATTGAGAAAAAATGAAGTGGAAGAGGTTAAACAGCAATTCTCTTCTCTAGGTCTAGAGATCATTGTAGAAGATGCTTCTGAAAAATTTTTCTACGACCTATCCGGAATAGAAGATCCTGAAGAAAAACGTAAAGTCATAGGATCCTCTTTTATTGAAGTTTTTGATGAAGCATCTAGAAATCTTCAGGTTCAATGGTTGGCTCAGGGGACTATTTATTCTGATGTAATTGAATCCGCAAAATCTTGTGACGCAACACAGGTGATCAAGTCTCACCATAATGTTGGTGGACTTCCAGAAAAATTGAATTTGAAACTTTTAGAACCTCTGCGTTTTCTTTTCAAAGATGAAGTTAGAGCTTTAGGTAAAGTTTTAGGTTTGCCGGAAGCTTTAATATCCCGACATCCCTTTCCTGGACCTGGTTTAGGCGTCAGAGTTCTTGGAGAAGTTCGTCAAGAATATGTAGAAATAGTGAAAAATGCTGATAGCATTTTTATTGAAGAGCTAAGGAAAGCCAATTTATACCATAAGGTTAGCCAAGCTTTTGCTGTATTTTTGCCAGTTAAATCTGTTGCTGTAAAAGGAGACTGCCGTCATTACGGCTATACGATAGCTTTACGTGCAGTAGAATCGACTGATTTCATGACAGCATGCTGGCCATCTTTACCTAGAGAATTCCTTAACCGTTGTTCCTCACGCATCATTAATGAAATCCCCGAAGTTAGCAGAGTAGTTTACGATATTTCTGATAAACCTCCAGCAACTATTGAATGGGAGTAA
- a CDS encoding thioredoxin domain-containing protein: protein MIYKKQTILPPKAHIPTNAKHFPTLGNPYAPINITVFEEPSCSACAEFSTEVFPLLKKNYIDTGEVSFTLIPVCFIRGSMPAAQALLCVYHHDPRQPDIEAYIEYFHRLLTYPKEEGKRWATPEVLTKLTENLKTHSGRSINPKGLIQCIDSQQYEEQIKKNNIYGSQVLGGQLATPTAVVGDYLIEDPTFDELERVIRQIRYLQATEENDD, encoded by the coding sequence ATGATTTATAAAAAGCAGACGATATTACCTCCTAAAGCTCATATCCCTACTAACGCTAAACATTTTCCAACTCTTGGTAATCCCTATGCACCGATTAATATTACAGTATTTGAAGAACCTTCATGTTCCGCATGTGCGGAGTTTAGTACTGAGGTTTTCCCTCTGTTAAAAAAGAACTACATTGATACCGGTGAGGTATCATTTACGTTAATTCCTGTATGTTTTATTCGAGGATCGATGCCGGCAGCTCAAGCGTTACTTTGTGTCTACCATCATGACCCACGTCAGCCTGACATAGAGGCTTATATTGAGTATTTCCATAGGTTACTTACTTATCCTAAGGAAGAGGGGAAACGTTGGGCAACTCCTGAAGTATTGACTAAACTTACTGAGAATTTGAAAACACATTCAGGTCGTAGTATCAATCCTAAGGGATTAATCCAGTGTATAGATTCTCAGCAATATGAAGAGCAAATTAAGAAGAACAATATTTATGGCTCTCAAGTTCTTGGGGGACAGTTAGCAACACCAACAGCTGTAGTTGGAGACTATCTGATTGAGGATCCCACATTTGATGAGTTAGAACGTGTCATTCGACAAATCCGTTATTTACAGGCTACAGAGGAAAATGATGATTAG
- a CDS encoding queuosine precursor transporter produces MHNEMIFIAQTVLIVLAGIFFASKSTGWLTGWLATLSVIMNVFVLKQIFLCGLEVTSADVYMIGILSCLNFSRELYGQNKVNEAMIGSWVITIAFLILTQLHLALIPSLNDATQHHFIALFSPTLRLTLASLVTVILVQIVDLKLFSYLKSLFQDKAFGTRSAISLISSQVLDTLLFSFLGLYGIVSNLTHVILFSLITKICVITMSVPVVVLGKYFRKRKEA; encoded by the coding sequence TTGCATAATGAAATGATTTTTATAGCACAAACCGTGCTAATCGTACTTGCGGGAATATTTTTCGCTTCTAAAAGCACAGGATGGCTAACAGGATGGTTGGCTACTCTATCAGTAATCATGAATGTATTTGTATTGAAGCAGATTTTCCTTTGCGGTTTAGAGGTGACATCTGCTGATGTCTATATGATCGGTATACTCTCCTGCTTAAATTTCTCTAGAGAGCTCTATGGACAAAATAAGGTAAATGAAGCCATGATCGGCTCCTGGGTTATCACAATAGCATTTCTTATTCTAACGCAATTGCATCTCGCTCTTATTCCTTCATTAAACGATGCAACTCAACATCATTTCATAGCGCTATTTTCACCAACACTAAGATTAACCCTAGCCTCTTTAGTCACTGTGATTCTTGTCCAGATTGTTGATCTCAAGCTCTTCTCGTATCTAAAAAGCCTATTTCAAGATAAGGCTTTTGGAACCCGCTCGGCTATATCCCTAATCTCCTCGCAAGTCTTAGATACTTTACTATTTTCTTTCCTAGGTCTCTACGGTATCGTATCTAATCTCACTCATGTCATCCTATTTTCTCTCATCACAAAGATATGTGTAATTACTATGTCAGTTCCCGTTGTAGTTCTTGGTAAATATTTTAGAAAAAGAAAAGAAGCTTAA
- a CDS encoding gamma-glutamylcyclotransferase family protein, protein MYKSIAYLFGCLLLVLSGCSEPISLKDASVDQVFCINLPISDFSSYPAAYTPAQCLAKENKDPKVIEGVNRESRRIWREIHKKMHLTTPYIPMFVYGSLMNPISARNTLEEYHPHAVWLHDYVRIFDLDIDLLGGSARLTEADGPKNRGFLNLKYASGKSCNGIVLAIGEDDFVACRRREGVYEFVPVIVSDYTSSGKCNHSIAFAWIAGPQVRSSDVLPVKGYYSMVWVAVESDNVKEDFGDNFAQDYLDTTFLSNEQSIKTIHEEYKDAPLRY, encoded by the coding sequence ATGTATAAATCAATAGCATACCTATTTGGATGTTTATTATTAGTTCTTAGTGGGTGTTCTGAACCCATTTCTTTAAAGGATGCTAGTGTTGATCAGGTATTTTGTATTAACTTACCTATCTCTGATTTTTCTTCGTATCCTGCTGCTTATACGCCAGCTCAATGCTTAGCAAAGGAAAACAAGGATCCTAAAGTTATTGAGGGAGTGAATAGAGAATCTCGTAGGATCTGGAGAGAGATACACAAAAAAATGCATCTAACCACTCCTTATATTCCTATGTTTGTTTATGGGAGTTTAATGAACCCAATTTCAGCGAGAAATACTCTTGAGGAATACCATCCCCATGCTGTTTGGTTGCATGATTATGTAAGAATATTCGATTTAGATATTGATCTCTTAGGAGGTTCCGCTAGATTAACAGAAGCAGATGGTCCTAAGAATCGCGGTTTTTTAAATTTAAAATATGCATCAGGAAAATCTTGCAACGGTATTGTTTTAGCCATAGGAGAAGATGATTTTGTAGCTTGCCGTCGTCGTGAAGGAGTTTATGAATTCGTTCCTGTTATAGTGTCTGATTATACGTCTTCAGGAAAATGCAACCATAGTATAGCTTTTGCTTGGATTGCTGGACCACAAGTACGTTCCAGTGATGTCTTACCAGTAAAAGGTTATTATTCTATGGTCTGGGTTGCAGTGGAATCTGATAATGTAAAAGAGGATTTCGGAGATAATTTTGCTCAAGATTATCTAGATACGACATTTTTATCTAATGAACAGTCAATAAAGACTATTCATGAAGAATACAAAGATGCTCCATTGCGTTATTAA
- the tgt gene encoding tRNA guanosine(34) transglycosylase Tgt, with protein MALKFHVLHQSKKSRARVGKIETAHGVIDTPAFVPVATNGALKGVVDHSNIPLMFCNTYHLLVHPGTEAIAAMGGLHKFINRNAPIITDSGGFQIFSLAYGSVAEEIKSCGKKKGSSSILEINDEGVWFKSYRDGHKLFLSPEVSVQAQKDLGADIIIPLDELLPFHSNEKYFLSSCSRTYVWEKRSLDYHKKDPRYQSMYGVIHGGIDPEQRKIGCQFVEDHSFDGFAIGGSLGRNLKEMVPVIDVTTSYLSKDRPVHLLGIGDLPSIHATVGFGIDSFDSSYPTKAARHGLILSSQGPIKIANQAYAYDLSSLDPECRCLTCTSNISKAYLRHLFKVHEPNAGIWASIHNLYYMQQVMQNIRKQILNDEI; from the coding sequence GTGGCATTAAAATTTCACGTCCTTCATCAATCTAAAAAATCACGAGCTCGTGTAGGCAAAATAGAAACTGCCCATGGAGTCATAGACACCCCCGCTTTTGTTCCTGTTGCGACTAACGGTGCCTTGAAAGGCGTTGTCGATCATAGTAACATTCCACTCATGTTTTGTAATACCTACCATCTCTTGGTACATCCTGGAACAGAAGCTATTGCCGCTATGGGAGGACTACATAAATTTATCAATAGAAATGCTCCTATAATTACAGATTCTGGGGGATTTCAGATCTTTAGCCTTGCCTACGGCTCAGTAGCAGAAGAAATTAAAAGTTGTGGGAAAAAGAAAGGCTCTTCATCCATCTTAGAGATTAATGATGAAGGCGTATGGTTCAAATCCTATAGAGATGGCCATAAACTCTTTCTATCCCCGGAAGTTTCTGTACAAGCTCAAAAAGATCTGGGTGCTGATATCATTATTCCCCTAGACGAACTCTTACCCTTTCATTCTAATGAAAAGTATTTCTTATCATCGTGCTCACGAACATATGTCTGGGAAAAACGCTCTTTAGATTACCATAAAAAAGACCCTAGATATCAGTCTATGTATGGGGTAATTCATGGAGGTATAGATCCAGAACAAAGGAAAATTGGGTGCCAGTTTGTTGAAGATCATTCTTTTGACGGATTCGCTATCGGAGGCAGCTTAGGAAGAAATCTAAAAGAAATGGTACCTGTTATTGATGTCACCACGTCATATTTATCCAAAGATCGCCCTGTACATCTTTTAGGAATAGGAGATCTCCCCTCGATACACGCTACAGTTGGCTTTGGTATAGATTCTTTCGATAGCTCTTATCCAACTAAGGCGGCGCGCCACGGTTTGATCCTATCATCTCAAGGGCCTATCAAAATTGCCAATCAGGCCTACGCTTATGATCTTTCTTCCTTAGATCCTGAATGTAGATGCCTAACATGCACATCAAACATCTCTAAAGCTTATCTACGGCACCTTTTCAAAGTTCACGAACCTAATGCAGGAATTTGGGCCTCTATCCATAATCTCTACTATATGCAACAAGTTATGCAAAATATCCGAAAACAGATCTTAAATGATGAGATTTGA